The Podospora pseudocomata strain CBS 415.72m chromosome 3, whole genome shotgun sequence genome window below encodes:
- a CDS encoding hypothetical protein (EggNog:ENOG503P51P; COG:S), whose amino-acid sequence MSEAITNQAREILGDLTTTFTAPEPCWTPAHHLDLNNELAFFGWGFYSPGLECPVGYHSACTASATSQGWRLQFRIEADETFVGCCPSGFACHNQNGQTCISNARTATISTYQCESGSQINLAPMTLPNPTRSQAYIYAPMIQLAWKPSDLPPSQRPIVTSAPDEPSGGGGGGLSTGAIVGVAVGAAAVVIAIVIGTFLLWRMKRRGVARAGPDSKMEDAPTGPSTPPPGYPTTVTEEQTKYYYSGQPNQQWHPGMKEPQVTPYELGQSHAPVELSGARWDIDGRVEAPGPESRPTELETPQGTPPAGKPAVLHRSE is encoded by the exons ATGTCTGAAGCAATAACCAACCAAGCAAGAGAGATCCTCGGCGATCTCACCACGACCTTCACAGCTCCCGAACCCTGCTGGacaccagcccaccacctcgacctcAAC AACGAACTAGCCTTCTTCGGTTGGGGATTCTACTCGCCCGGCCTCGAGTGCCCGGTAGGCTATCACTCCGCATGCACCGCCAGCGCCACCTCCCAGGGCTGGCGTCTCCAGTTCAGGATAGAGGCTGACGAGACTTTTGTCGGCTGCTGTCCATCCGGCTTCGCCTGCCACAACCAAAACGGCCAAACCTGCATCTCCAATGCCCGAACAGCCACTATTTCGACGTACCAATGCGAAAGCGGGAGCCAGATCAACCTCGCACCCATGACCCTCCCCAATCCAACAAGGTCTCAGGCGTACATCTACGCGCCCATGATCCAGCTCGCGTGGAAGCCCTCGGACCTCCCGCCGTCCCAGAGACCAATCGTTACGTCAGCCCCTGACGAGCCctccggcggcggcggcggcggcttgtCGACTGGAGCGATAGTCGGTGTGGCGGTTGGCGCTGCGGCGGTGGTCATCGCTATCGTAATTGGCACCTTTTTACTGTGGAGGATGAAGCGTCGCGGGGTTGCCCGCGCTGGGCCCGACTCAAAGATGGAGGACGCCCCCACGGGACCGAGTACGCCTCCGCCTGGATATCCCACCACCGTGACCGAAGAACAGACAAAGTACTATTACTCTGGCCAACCCAATCAGCAGTGGCACCCGGGGATGAAGGAACCCCAGGTCACGCCATACGAACTGGGACAGTCACATGCGCCGGTCGAACTGAGTGGTGCTCGGTGGGATATAGATGGCAGGGTGGAGGCCCCCGGCCCTGAGAGCAGACCGACAGAGCTAGAGACCCCGCAAGGGACTCCGCCAGCCGGGAAGCCTGCTGTGCTGCATCGATCGGAATGA
- a CDS encoding hypothetical protein (COG:M; EggNog:ENOG503P185): protein MEPLSILGAVAACTEIVSVITRVTTNLHSLKQRWSEGARSLQLLIAKLSTVRAALAQVKDWAELNASTSPNGDEMRDSLGVAMEGCQVFIEALDQDVAGLLGDSVVSRLKQLFIDSTIKEHEQRLDSQILALQVLLNAAYCQSLSEQNSLLRQTAARQVFQQIREDTSTVREQSTVRDTERSTIAGTEAAPVPSLRLGRIDSFPESTPDTVPLFGIHVRPPSRSHENSYPDSRDPTWQRPMPFEMLPYSPASTPVSPASDKSSNTSGFFSLGKAVSSTTSLSAETLSKSPPSTIRQRFGRLRLSSSNSSRANKEAATMSPKSQLSIRFPGELVATDMYLQSDGNHPPPKPIVAAQRGDHVEMASLIRRRADLDHPHKGTGRTPLAVACHCGHNDVVELLIAEGANIHSEDKRKLSPLHLAAANGHCHVMATLLDREADINVRGPHGKTPLRIACDHGQLDAIRFLAKLRAMVDSRDEAQKTPLHAASEAGDDEIAKLLLQLGANKDAKDSHMRTPLHSACISGRIAVVGTLLNAKADLEAQEEESLTPLATAARAGLKTVMDLLLQHKASPRTRSAGDFTPLHWASYNSHEEAVGLLIANKKTELDARSINGRSPLHVAAMGRSFGVIEKLVRAGASLEAECLEGNRPLHYACQYATHSEVALLLNAGAGCNVQNMTGETPLHISVRTGNLRTARALVARGAHVDSLDNKAIRPLAIACQDGHAEIANFLLTSGAMVKGATDAPMCLAASGGHVQVIQALLQHGGAVREVDAQGWDPLRRAAFAGHSQAVASLLGNGARATNLGTLSSFSFASTATAEQRKRILDLLTMAIDTENAEYQRVTYLASSAMPLNVGQGNVTELPDDTRSRTNEQYVDQREGLTAPNPSPSPPVRPPPSPSRPPPAIPQILKTADGEHDLGNQEYYDERESTRPAPYFQPSPNPLTDSRNQQQQVPILHRFLPYRPPAPSQGLVPSYLSPYTPAPISPPDAQYYSGYTPSNYGGPASPSDALVSPPSSMRVSPPLPSSIMSTYTSSGVSAMSGTTSTYYPYPRPVVRDDGTLAAGSEALYPARTGTDGNRAELP from the exons ATGGAGCCCCTTTCGATTCTTGGCGCCGTTGCGGCATGTACTGAGATTGTGTCTGTCATCACCCgcgtcaccaccaacctccatTCCCTGAAGCAGCGATGGTCCGAGGGCGCACGGTCGCTCCAGCTCCTGATCGCAAAGTTATCGACAGTGAGGGCCGCGCTGGCGCAGGTCAAGGACTGGGCCGAGTTGAATGCATCCACAAGCCCTAATGGTGACGAGATGCGGGATAGCTTGGGGGTGGCCATGGAGGGATGCCAGGTGTTTATCGAAGCGCTGGACCAGGACGTGGCGGGGTTACTGGGAGACTCGGTTGTGTCCCGCCTCAAACAGCTCTTCATCGACTCGACGATCAAGGAACACGAACAGCGTCTTGATTCACAAATCTTGGCGCTTCAGGTACTCCTCAATGCAGCATACTG CCAGAGCCTCTCAGAACAAAATAGCCTCCTCCGACAAACCGCGGCGCGCCAGGTTTTCCAACAGATCCGCGAAGACACCAGCACGGTCCGAGAGCAGTCCACAGTCAGGGATACCGAACGCTCAACTATTGCCGGAACCGAAGCGGCACCCGTGCCATCCTTAAGGTTGGGCAGGATTGATAGCTTCCCAGAAAGCACTCCCGACACTGTTCCCCTGTTCGGCATCCACGTCAGACCCCCGAGTCGCAGCCATGAGAACAGTTACCCGGATTCCCGAGACCCCACGTGGCAACGGCCCATGCCATTCGAGATGTTGCCATACAGTCCAGCTTCCACGCCGGTGTCCCCTGCTAGCGACAAGAGCTCCAACACGAgcggcttcttctcccttgGGAAAGCCGTCTCTTCTACCACATCACTGTCGGCCGAGACTCTGTCCAAGTCACCACCTTCCACCATTCGCCAGCGATTTGGTCGATTAAGACTATCAAGTAGCAACAGCTCCCGCGCTAACAAGGAGGCCGCGACAATGTCGCCAAAGTCTCAATTAAGTATCCGATTCCCCGGCGAGCTCGTAGCCACAGATATGTACCTCCAGTCCGACGGtaaccatccaccaccgaagCCGATTGTTGCGGCTCAACGGGGTGACCATGTGGAAATGGCCTCGCTGAttcggaggagggcggaTCTGGACCACCCTCACAAGGGAACCGGAAGAACCCCTCTCGCCGTCGCCTGTCACTGCGGCCACAACGATGTTGTCGAGCTGTTGATTGCAGAAGGGGCCAACATACACTCCGAGGACAAACGAAAGCTTTCGCCCCTCCATCTGGCAGCTGCTAATGGCCATTGCCACGTCATGGCGACGCTTCTTGACCGAGAGGCGGACATTAATGTCCGTGGCCCCCACGGAAAAACGCCCCTGAGGATTGCCTGCGATCATGGGCAGCTCGATGCCATTCGCTTCCTGGCCAAGCTGCGAGCCATGGTCGACTCTCGTGATGAGGCCCAAAAAACACCACTTCATGCAGCCAGCGAggcgggtgatgatgagattgcCAAACTTCTGCTCCAACTAGGCGCCAACAAGGATGCGAAAGACTCACATATGAGAACTCCACTTCATTCTGCATGCATCTCTGGCCGTATCGCTGTGGTTGGGACTCTTCTCAACGCCAAAGCCGACCTCGAGGcccaggaagaggagagccTCACGCCTCTTGCAACAGCCGCAAGAGCAGGCCTCAAGACCGTGATGGATTTGCTTCTCCAGCACAAGGCATCCCCGAGGACACGAAGTGCTGGTGACTTCACCCCGTTGCACTGGGCTAGCTACAACAGTCACGAAGAGGCGGTCGGACTTCTGATCGCTAATAAGAAGACGGAGCTAGATGCTCGAAGCATTAACGGCCGCTCCCCGCTTCATGTTGCCGCTATGGGCAGGAGCTTCGGGGTCATTGAGAAGCTGGTCAGGGCAGGGGCATCCCTCGAAGCTGAGTGCCTTGAGGGCAATCGACCCCTACATTATGCATGTCAGTATGCAACACACAGTGAAGTAGCGCTCCTTCTCAACGCAGGGGCAGGCTGTAATGTGCAGAACATGACCGGCGAAACACCATTGCACATTTCTGTCCGCACGGGAAACCTCAGGACAGCCAGGGCCCTGGTCGCCCGTGGTGCTCATGTCGACTCGTTAGACAACAAGGCGATCAGACCTCTCGCCATCGCGTGTCAAGACGGGCATGCAGAGATTGCCAACTTCCTACTCACCAGTGGCGCCATGGTCAAGGGGGCTACGGATGCACCGATGTGTCTGGCAGCCAGTGGTGGCCACGTCCAAGTGATACAGGCGCTGCTTCAACATGGAGGCGCTGTGCGTGAGGTTGATGCACAAGGTTGGGACCCCCTAAGGCGAGCAGCTTTTGCAGGCCATTCCCAGGCTGTCGCCAGCCTGCTTGGAAATGGAGCGCGAGCCACCAATCTCGGCACGCTTTCCAGTTTCTCCTTTGCTTcgaccgccaccgccgagcAGCGCAAACGCATCTTGGATCTGCTCACCATGGCTATCGATACAGAGAATGCTGAGTATCAGCGCGTAACATATCTCGCTAGCTCAGCCATGCCTCTCAATGTCGGACAAGGAAATGTGACCGAACTGCCCGACGACACGCGCAGCAGGACAAACGAGCAGTATGTAGACCAAAGAGAAGGGTTAACTGCACCAAACCCGTCTCCATCGCCACCAGTGAGGCCGccaccttccccttccagaccaccacccgcaATCCCACAAATCCTCAAAACCGCAGACGGAGAACACGACTTGGGGAACCAAGAATACTACGATGAACGAGAGTCGACACGTCCAGCGCCGTATTTTCAACCGTCGCCTAATCCCCTTACTGATTCGCgcaaccaacagcaacaagtcCCCATTCTTCATCGATTTCTCCCGTACCGACCACCGGCGCCTTCCCAGGGGCTGGTGCCATCATATTTGAGCCCATACACCCCTGCCCCCATCTCACCGCCAGACGCCCAATACTACAGCGGATACACCCCATCGAACTATGGCGGCCCTGCCTCGCCGTCGGACGCATTGGTATCACCCCCTTCCAGTATGAGGGTTTCGCCCCCGCTACCAAGCAGCATCATGTCAACGTACACCTCATCAGGTGTCAGTGCGATGAGTGGGACGACATCCACATATTATCCCTATCCAAGGCCTGTCGTGAGAGACGATGGAACCCTGGCTGCAGGGTCGGAAGCGCTGTACCCAGCGAGGACGGGAACAGACGGGAATCGGGCAGAGCTACCATAA
- a CDS encoding hypothetical protein (COG:S; EggNog:ENOG503NWE8) gives MDAVFTSTPNPPKCHNNTIPLSAREYWIHQANTLALSHPCPFAAFGSVIVNHTTGNPQGTLICTGANQNSRTGNPTLHGEMAAISNCSSLFVSSAYNMTPAESLAAFKQLTLYTNAESCPMCAAAVRLAGLREYIYGVSIKELIELGWGQLDIGSEEVIGSGVGMRDKDPEVVLGGVGREESKRQFGWQCAGGECPAGCERGEGIGDCLPVERGVV, from the coding sequence ATGGACGCCGTGTtcacatcaacacccaaTCCCCCAAAATGCCACAACAATACCATCCCCCTATCAGCCCGTGAATACTGGATCCACCaagccaacaccctcgccctctcccatCCCTGCCCCTTCGCCGCCTTTGGCAGTGTTATcgtcaaccacaccaccggCAACCCCCAAGGAACTCTGATCTGCACAGGCGCCAACCAAAACTCTCGCACGGGTAATCCAACTCTTCACGGCGAGATGGCAGCTATAAGCAATTGCTCCTCACTTTTTGTGTCGTCTGCGTACAACATGACACCCGCCGAGTCACTCGCGGCGTTCAAGCAACTAACGCTATACACCAACGCGGAAAGCTGCCCTATGTGTGCTGCTgcggtgaggttggcggggCTTAGGGAGTATATCTATGGGGTCTCCATCAAAGAGCTGATAGAGCTGGGATGGGGACAGTTGGACATTGGCAGCGAAGAGGTTATTGGGAGTGGAGTTGGGATGAGGGATAAGGATCCGGAGGTGGTACTTGGGggagtggggagggaggaaagtAAGAGGCAGTTTGGGTGGCAGTGTGCTGGGGGTGAGTGTCCGGCAGGTtgtgaaaggggggaggggattgggGACTGTTTGCcggttgagaggggggttgtatga
- a CDS encoding hypothetical protein (EggNog:ENOG503P06G) — MTVDAILRDVSKSPLSSWWLEKFDTDVVPNIYVSPVQSRLQYPAYHLTCYLEPNSHYARTLTTASDSKNSGIEEREIREIAKDILSRLNKWSMRLDLRHVLQGVTIGSRFRLDDTNGMTGDAAGIWLAPNYELHKRYLPMSRLTELWKPYIASSELPPLIDFDVLRSRRRLHNSISEVLLPSGEVVIFKSVIRVVASMYHEMCELLRMPPHPNIMSRPQYIVTRRVSGAEQPIVCGFILRYLPGGSLLEWLTTNQSEPAVYHPLLLQTKIKWIRQIILALGHLYGPAKSFHSALRPDNIVIDENDNIVLVDFEQRGSSRRWQAPPL, encoded by the coding sequence ATGACAGTGGATGCAATCCTTCGTGACGTCTCTAAGTCTCCATTGAGTAGTTGGTGGCTCGAAAAGTTCGACACTGACGTCGTCCCCAACATTTATGTTTCGCCAGTGCAAAGCAGGCTCCAGTACCCGGCCTACCACCTAACATGCTATCTAGAGCCAAACAGCCACTACGCCCGGACTCTGACCACGGCATCGGATAGCAAAAACTCGGGCATCGAGGAAAGAGAGATACGAGAGATTGCCAAAGACATTTTGTCTCGTCTCAATAAATGGAGCATGAGGTTGGACCTTAGGCATGTTCTCCAGGGCGTGACCATCGGGTCGAGATTCCGGCTTGATGACACCAACGGTATGACGGGCGACGCCGCCGGAATATGGCTTGCGCCCAACTACGAACTCCATAAGCGATACCTTCCTATGTCACGGCTAACGGAGCTCTGGAAGCCCTACATTGCGAGCTCGGAGCTACCCCCACTGATCGATTTCGACGTCCTACGGTCTAGACGTCGCCTCCACAACTCTATTTCAGAAGTCTTGCTACCCAGCGGGGAAGTGGTTATCTTCAAGAGTGTCATTCGGGTCGTCGCTAGCATGTATCATGAGATGTGTGAGCTCCTGCGGATGCCCCCGCATCCCAACATCATGAGCCGACCGCAGTACATTGTCACTCGCCGGGTCTCAGGTGCTGAGCAACCAATTGTGTGCGGTTTCATACTCAGGTATTTGCCTGGCGGATCCCTTCTTGAGTGGCTCACAACAAACCAGTCCGAGCCAGCCGTTtaccatcctctcctcctgcaaACCAAGATAAAATGGATCCGGCAAATCATCTTGGCCCTTGGACATCTCTATGGCCCCGCAAAATCCTTTCATTCGGCTCTACGGCCCGATAACATAGTCATAGACGAGAACGACAACATTGTGCTGGTCGACTTTGAGCAACGTGGTTCCTCCCGCCGATGGCAAGCGCCCCCGTTGTGA
- a CDS encoding hypothetical protein (EggNog:ENOG503P1EH; COG:T), producing the protein MDPSYEELVKQLQETERLRAEAERLRAEAERLRAEAEQNAIAEKQRADKQAQQVVELQEQRRPTTLIEYFQLCHDHLSTKFRVQTDRRFTTQGIWTDPAGKYCPRRLAQWDGFLDEQRAALGKVIAFFPETLQLLESRDFVQGIGSRLAAGSPIGSERDLERFHHTAVELPVQCIIDQFTHSQQHADAIPPLLGVGDGIFFENHMNILNSDTTPSTSAAPSTPPPPPHVPPTNKISIRPDQICVYRSLNGDRTLAYVLEYKAPHKLTAQHVREGIEDLDVVRDVVNCVEIPNNDDDRFRYFARRLSAAAATQTYHYMLQAGLEMGLVATGEVMIFLKIDWADPSTLYYHVAEPTHECQAQPTELIPYCTAVSQLLAFTVMALLGPGSQGQDARDRAISGASTWNEDWDEILARMGNTPAARTPPSSGRCWEPRIYVGYDRSPIPFRHPRRKKSPQADEPPPSLGRGQGPPPPDDEDAGPNPDSHPLLLPAKEGRRGSVALRSHPELQRRRHGYTLAAKGTTSSSVRFIEHEARIYEQLQPIQGLFVPVSLGTIDLREVGRRYFYAADVHIIYFLLLSWAGRDLREAREQPSSVGIRRNVIRSLQSLHALGVAHGDVRRENLVWSHRPSDPVMVIDFERSVLTKASCQLGLLGGSEDGEELPPECLSEDDKLFEQDLQKATYIWV; encoded by the exons ATGGATCCAAGCTATGAGGAACTTGTCAAACAACTCCAGGAAACGGAGCGTCTCCGTGCTGAAGCGGAGCGTCTCCGTGCAGAAGCGGAGCGTCTCCGTGCAGAAGCGGAGCAGAACGCCATCGCCGAGAAACAACGCGCCGATAAACAAGCACAACAAGTTGTAGAGTTGCAGGAGCAAAGGCGTCCGACCACTCTTATCGAGTACTTTCAGCTCTGCCACGACCACCTGTCGACAAAATTCCGCGTCCAGACCGATCGACGGTTCACGACCCAGGGAATCTGGACAGACCCGGCGGGAAAATACTGCCCCCGCCGCCTTGCACAGTGGGATGGCTTCCTTGATGAACAGAGGGCTGCGCTTGGCAAGGTtatcgccttcttccccgaAACACTCCAATTACTTGAATCGCGTGATTTTGTCCAGGGTATTGGCAGCCGCCTGGCAGCTGGGTCCCCAATTGGTAGCGAGCGCGACCTTGAGCGGTTTCATCACACTGCTGTCGAGCTTCCTGTGCAATGCATCATCGATCAATTCACGCATTCCCAACAACATGCAGACGCAATACCACCGCTTTTGGGCGTGGGGGATGGTATCTTCTTCGAGAACCACATGAACATTCTCAATAGCGATACAACTCCTTCCACAAGCGCCGCACcatcgacgccgccgccgccaccacacGTCCCACCTACTAATAAGATCTCCATCCGGCCTGACCAGATCTGTGTGTACCGGTCCTTGAACGGTGACCGAACGCTTGCATACGTGCTGGAATACAAGGCTCCCCACAAGCTAACGGCGCAACATGTGCGGGAAGGAATTGAAGACCTAGACGTGGTTCGCGACGTGGTGAATTGCGTCGAAATCCCGAACAACGATGACGACCGCTTCCGTTACTTTGCCAGGAGGCTCTCAGCTGCAGCTGCCACCCAGACTTACCACTACATGCTCCAGGCTGGGCTCGAGATGGGGCTTGTTGCCACAGGCGAGGTCATGATCTTCCTCAAGATCGACTGGGCCGACCCATCCACGCTGTACTACCATGTCGCCGAACCCACCCACGAGTGCCAGGCCCAGCCAACCGAACTCATCCCCTACTGCACCGCCGTCAGCCAGCTGCTGGCCTTCACTGTGATGGCGCTGCTCGGACCCGGGTCGCAGGGTCAAGATGCGCGGGACCGCGCCATATCGGGTGCCTCGACCTGGAATGAGGACTGGGACGAGATCTTGGCCCGGATGGGGAACACGCCGGCCGCTCGCACACCTCCTTCGTCGGGGCGCTGCTGGGAACCGCGGATCTACGTCGGGTACGACCGGTCCCCCATCCCGTTCCGCCACCCGAGAAGGAAAAAGAGTCCTCAGGCAGATGAGCCGCCGCCATCCCTCGGCCGGGGGCAGGGTCCTCCGCCGcccgacgacgaagatgccGGCCCCAATCCTGActcccaccctctcctcctgccggCCAAAGAGGGTCGAAGAGGAAGCGTAGCGCTACGCAGTCATCCGGAGCTacagcggcggcg CCACGGCTATACGTTGGCTGCCAAGGGGACCACGTCTTCATCAGTACGCTTTATCGAGCACGAAGCGCGTATATACGAGCAGCTTCAACCGATCCAAGGCCTTTTCGTCCCCGTCTCTCTTGGCACCATCGACCTTCGGGAGGTAGGACGGCGCTATTTCTACGCGGCCGATGTCCACATCAtttacttcctcctcctctcatGGGCCGGCAGGGATCTACGCGAAGCTCGGGAGCAACCAAGTAGTGTCGGGATACGGAGAAACGTGATCCGATCACTGCAAAGCCTCCACGCCCTAGGAGTGGCACACGGCGACGTCCGGCGGGAGAATCTGGTATGGAGTCATAGGCCGAGCGACCCAGTCATGGTCATTGATTTTGAGCGGTCCGTTCTCACCAAGGCGTCGTGCCAGCtcgggttgctgggggggtcggaagacggggaggagctgcCGCCGGAGTGCCTCAGTGAGGATGATAAGCTTTTTGAGCAGGATTTGCAGAAAGCGACCTACATTTGGGTTTAA
- a CDS encoding hypothetical protein (EggNog:ENOG503P2CP) codes for MSSYSHIPFPPSSAPNRDHLSPYDEVTVQNAQSEPDNKAGPITHVPGEPAVRLLPDQVRIHISSHLDTPLLDELYEHLWLIAKKCGRNIDPLHTQKVKGRSIVPTEDPRLHLTWHRDRIYIKPVPVFLLNYQFWITYLQTSTQDSSCGMSKELGFDSSIATGFLRSYALLVPHRLDFELAKEAHLIPGDVENWLQWSKFISHFHHLSDENVARRYHYGQLRLSWLNWAVCVFRPQHARTLWFYEIPHWSITAFVARATVPLLFLFAGISLALSSMQVALSVPTDDPWFHGLGESKLQSIGRAFWVFSIAVILGWAAIGALLLGIPTAILVWQVSWGFMREKRRRAGTSAG; via the coding sequence ATGTCTAGTTATTCTCATATTCCTttccctccatcctccgctcCGAACAGAGATCATCTCAGCCCTTACGATGAAGTGACTGTTCAGAATGCGCAATCCGAGCCAGATAATAAGGCGGGGCCTATAACGCATGTTCCAGGAGAGCCCGCTGTCAGACTACTCCCCGACCAAGTCCGCATTCATATCTCGAGTCACCTGGATACTCCGCTCCTCGATGAGCTTTACGAACATCTCTGGCTTATTGCGAAGAAGTGCGGTCGAAACATCGACCCGCTCCATACACAAAAGGTCAAAGGTCGAAGCATTGTCCCTACCGAGGATCCTAGGCTCCATCTCACCTGGCACCGGGACAGGATCTATATAAAGCCTGTTCCAGTATTCCTTCTCAACTATCAATTTTGGATAACCTATCTACAGACCTCGACGCAGGACTCATCTTGTGGGATGTCCAAAGAGCTGGGCTTCGACAGCTCGATTGCGACTGGATTCTTGCGGTCATATGCTTTGCTGGTGCCGCACCGTCTGGATTTCGAATTAGCGAAAGAGGCCCACCTTATCCCTGGCGACGTGGAGAACTGGCTTCAATGGTCGAAATTCATCAGCCATTTCCATCACCTCTCTGATGAGAACGTTGCGAGGCGATATCACTACGGACAGCTGCGCCTCTCGTGGCTGAACTGGGCCGTCTGCGTGTTCCGCCCACAGCACGCGCGAACTTTGTGGTTCTACGAGATCCCGCATTGGTCTATCACCGCTTTTGTGGCGAGAGCGACCGTACCTCTACTGTTCTTGTTTGCCGGTATATCCCTCGCTCTGTCATCAATGCAAGTTGCACTCTCGGTGCCGACAGACGACCCGTGGTTTCATGGACTAGGAGAGTCTAAACTACAAAGTATCGGCCGGGCGTTCTGGGTGTTCTCAATTGCTGTAATACTGGGTTGGGCAGCTATAGGGGCCCTCTTACTCGGCATTCCAACTGCTATCCTGGTGTGGCAAGTTTCATGGGGGTTtatgagagagaagagacgACGGGCGGGCACTTCTGCGGGGTAA